One window of Parambassis ranga chromosome 3, fParRan2.1, whole genome shotgun sequence genomic DNA carries:
- the mthfs gene encoding 5-formyltetrahydrofolate cyclo-ligase, translating to MAALRAAKQALRKEIKRRVAAVSVEERRRQSLVLSQKLFRHPKYVSSQRIALFLSMDDEVCTQEIIKDVFKLGKSCFIPRYESTSSNHMDMLKLSSLQDMDTLPLTSWNIRQPAEDDNSREEALATGGLDLILMPGLGFDRSGKRLGRGKGFYDTYLERCIRHPRGKPYTIALAFKEQLCQEIPVDDNDVLIDEVLYEDDKEP from the exons ATGGCCGCCCTGCGAGCGGCGAAGCAGGCgttaagaaaagaaataaagcGGCGGGTGGCAGCTGTGAGTGTGGAGGAGAGGCGGAGGCAGTCACTGGTGCTTTCACAGAAG CTGTTCCGACACCCCAAATACGTGTCCTCCCAGCGGATTGCGCTGTTTCTCAGCATGGACGATGAAGTGTGCACCCAGGAGATCATCAAAGACGTGTTTAAACTGGGCAAAAGCTGCTTCATCCCTAGATATGAGAGCACCAGCAGCAACCACATGGACATGTTGAAGCTCAGCAGTCTGCAGGACATGGACACGCTGCCCCTGACCTCCTGGAACATCCGGCAGCCTGCCGAGGATgacaacagcagagaggaagcacTGGCTACAG GAGGTCTGGACCTGATCTTAATGCCAGGGCTGGGCTTTGACCGCTCTGGGAAGCGTCTGGGACGAGGGAAGGGCTTCTATGACACCTACCTGGAGCGCTGCATCAGGCACCCGAGAGGAAAACCATACACTATTGCCTTAGCCTTTAAAGAGCAGCTGTGCCAGGAAATCCCTGTGGATGACAACGATGTGCTCATAGATGAAGTCCTGTATGAGGATGATAAGGAGCCATAA
- the zfand6 gene encoding AN1-type zinc finger protein 6 isoform X1 encodes MAQETKQSQTPLLCSTGCGFYGNPRNNGMCSVCYKDFLQRQNSSGCVSPSARSTSDSIKDSLLAQCSQGTTDASPADTESGHCSGSTTEAPATSEEENTSGAKTDSLTDDNLSLCTSVRATAIGSEQESQCSAGVSSPQRSVLVKQGFHKNKKRKREDLDENDGGASVSDVSVDASAQTEEKPKAKKNRSFTCQKKVGLTGLCTSVRATAIGSEQESQCSAGVSSPQRSVLVKQGFHQNKKRKREDLDENDGGASVSDVSVDASAQTEEKPKAKKNRCFTCRKKVGLIGFDCRCGNMFCSMHRYSDVHNCTFNYQAEAAEKIRKENPVIVAEKIQKI; translated from the exons ATGGCCCAGGAGACCAAACAGAGCCAGACTCCCCTGCTCTGTTCTACAGGCTGTGGCTTCTATGGCAACCCCAGAAATAATGGCATGTGTTCAGTGTGCTACAAGGACTTCCTTCAAAGACAAAACAGCAGCGGATGTGTGAGCCCATCAG CTCGTTCTACTAGTGACAGCATCAAAGACTCTCTCCTAGCACAGTGCTCTCAGGGTACTACAGACGCCtcgcctgcagacacagagtcaGGGCACTGCAG cgGATCAACCACAGAAGCACCAGCTACCTCAGAAGAGGAGAATACCTCAGGAGCAAAGACTGACAGTCTGACAGATGATAATTTAA GCTTGTGCACATCAGTCAGAGCTACAGCGATAGGCAGTGAGCAGGAAAGTCAGTGTTCAGCAGGAGTCTCCTCACCTCAGAGGAGTGTGCTTGTGAAGCAGGGCTTtcataaaaacaagaaaaggaaaCGGGAGGATCTTGATGAaaatgatggaggag CATCAGTGAGTGACGTGTCAGTGGATGCATCTGCACAGACGGAGGAGAAGCCTAAAGCCAAGAAGAATCGCAGCTTCACCTGCCAGAAGAAAGTTGGCCTGACAG GCTTGTGCACATCAGTCAGAGCTACAGCGATAGGCAGTGAGCAGGAAAGTCAGTGTTCAGCAGGAGTCTCCTCACCTCAGAGGAGTGTGCTTGTGAAGCAGGGCTTTCATCAAAACAAGAAAAGGAAACGGGAGGATCTTGATGAaaatgatggaggag CATCAGTGAGTGACGTGTCAGTGGATGCATCTGCACAGACGGAGGAGAAGCCTAAAGCCAAGAAGAATCGCTGCTTCACCTGCCGGAAGAAAGTCGGCCTGATAG GCTTCGACTGCAGATGTGGAAACATGTTCTGCTCCATGCACCGTTACTCTGACGTTCACAACTGCACCTTCAACTACCAAGCGGAGGCTGCAGAGAAGATCAGGAAAGAAAACCCTGTCATTGTGGCCGAGAAGATCCAGAAGATTTAA
- the zfand6 gene encoding AN1-type zinc finger protein 6 isoform X3, translated as MAQETKQSQTPLLCSTGCGFYGNPRNNGMCSVCYKDFLQRQNSSGCVSPSARSTSDSIKDSLLAQCSQGTTDASPADTESGHCSGSTTEAPATSEEENTSGAKTDSLTDDNLSLCTSVRATAIGSEQESQCSAGVSSPQRSVLVKQGFHKNKKRKREDLDENDGGASVSDVSVDASAQTEEKPKAKKNRSFTCQKKVGLTASVSDVSVDASAQTEEKPKAKKNRCFTCRKKVGLIGFDCRCGNMFCSMHRYSDVHNCTFNYQAEAAEKIRKENPVIVAEKIQKI; from the exons ATGGCCCAGGAGACCAAACAGAGCCAGACTCCCCTGCTCTGTTCTACAGGCTGTGGCTTCTATGGCAACCCCAGAAATAATGGCATGTGTTCAGTGTGCTACAAGGACTTCCTTCAAAGACAAAACAGCAGCGGATGTGTGAGCCCATCAG CTCGTTCTACTAGTGACAGCATCAAAGACTCTCTCCTAGCACAGTGCTCTCAGGGTACTACAGACGCCtcgcctgcagacacagagtcaGGGCACTGCAG cgGATCAACCACAGAAGCACCAGCTACCTCAGAAGAGGAGAATACCTCAGGAGCAAAGACTGACAGTCTGACAGATGATAATTTAA GCTTGTGCACATCAGTCAGAGCTACAGCGATAGGCAGTGAGCAGGAAAGTCAGTGTTCAGCAGGAGTCTCCTCACCTCAGAGGAGTGTGCTTGTGAAGCAGGGCTTtcataaaaacaagaaaaggaaaCGGGAGGATCTTGATGAaaatgatggaggag CATCAGTGAGTGACGTGTCAGTGGATGCATCTGCACAGACGGAGGAGAAGCCTAAAGCCAAGAAGAATCGCAGCTTCACCTGCCAGAAGAAAGTTGGCCTGACAG CATCAGTGAGTGACGTGTCAGTGGATGCATCTGCACAGACGGAGGAGAAGCCTAAAGCCAAGAAGAATCGCTGCTTCACCTGCCGGAAGAAAGTCGGCCTGATAG GCTTCGACTGCAGATGTGGAAACATGTTCTGCTCCATGCACCGTTACTCTGACGTTCACAACTGCACCTTCAACTACCAAGCGGAGGCTGCAGAGAAGATCAGGAAAGAAAACCCTGTCATTGTGGCCGAGAAGATCCAGAAGATTTAA
- the zfand6 gene encoding AN1-type zinc finger protein 6 isoform X2: MAQETKQSQTPLLCSTGCGFYGNPRNNGMCSVCYKDFLQRQNSSGCVSPSARSTSDSIKDSLLAQCSQGTTDASPADTESGHCSGSTTEAPATSEEENTSGAKTDSLTDDNLTSVSDVSVDASAQTEEKPKAKKNRSFTCQKKVGLTGLCTSVRATAIGSEQESQCSAGVSSPQRSVLVKQGFHQNKKRKREDLDENDGGASVSDVSVDASAQTEEKPKAKKNRCFTCRKKVGLIGFDCRCGNMFCSMHRYSDVHNCTFNYQAEAAEKIRKENPVIVAEKIQKI; this comes from the exons ATGGCCCAGGAGACCAAACAGAGCCAGACTCCCCTGCTCTGTTCTACAGGCTGTGGCTTCTATGGCAACCCCAGAAATAATGGCATGTGTTCAGTGTGCTACAAGGACTTCCTTCAAAGACAAAACAGCAGCGGATGTGTGAGCCCATCAG CTCGTTCTACTAGTGACAGCATCAAAGACTCTCTCCTAGCACAGTGCTCTCAGGGTACTACAGACGCCtcgcctgcagacacagagtcaGGGCACTGCAG cgGATCAACCACAGAAGCACCAGCTACCTCAGAAGAGGAGAATACCTCAGGAGCAAAGACTGACAGTCTGACAGATGATAATTTAA CATCAGTGAGTGACGTGTCAGTGGATGCATCTGCACAGACGGAGGAGAAGCCTAAAGCCAAGAAGAATCGCAGCTTCACCTGCCAGAAGAAAGTTGGCCTGACAG GCTTGTGCACATCAGTCAGAGCTACAGCGATAGGCAGTGAGCAGGAAAGTCAGTGTTCAGCAGGAGTCTCCTCACCTCAGAGGAGTGTGCTTGTGAAGCAGGGCTTTCATCAAAACAAGAAAAGGAAACGGGAGGATCTTGATGAaaatgatggaggag CATCAGTGAGTGACGTGTCAGTGGATGCATCTGCACAGACGGAGGAGAAGCCTAAAGCCAAGAAGAATCGCTGCTTCACCTGCCGGAAGAAAGTCGGCCTGATAG GCTTCGACTGCAGATGTGGAAACATGTTCTGCTCCATGCACCGTTACTCTGACGTTCACAACTGCACCTTCAACTACCAAGCGGAGGCTGCAGAGAAGATCAGGAAAGAAAACCCTGTCATTGTGGCCGAGAAGATCCAGAAGATTTAA